A genomic segment from Cygnus atratus isolate AKBS03 ecotype Queensland, Australia chromosome Z, CAtr_DNAZoo_HiC_assembly, whole genome shotgun sequence encodes:
- the GAS1 gene encoding growth arrest-specific protein 1 produces MVARSPARHGAGGGGLLWPRPAAWLCVAAALGAVCPPRGSLVQGRRLICWQAVLQCQGEPECSYAYNQYAEACAPVLLQQPPAGGGGGGGGDGPAGAAGSPASRRRCPSHCIAALIQLNHTRRGPALEDCDCAQDENCRATKRAIEPCLPRTSSGVGGAGGGGGGPGGGPGPGPGGGGVMGCTEARRRCDWDSRCSQALNRYMTYCGKLFNGLRCTAECRAVIEDMLAVPKAVLLNDCVCDGLERPICESVKENMARLCFGADTGSNGAGSSGGSDGGLEEYYDEDYEEEPSQKGRDEAEDNAGAEPGFPMQADSAGRAAAAWALLASILLRLLAGL; encoded by the coding sequence ATGGTGGCCCGCTCGCCCGCTCGGCACGGAGCCGGCGGCGGAGGGCTGCTCTGGCCGCGGCCGGCCGCCTGGCTGTGCgtggcggcggcgctgggcgcCGTGTGTCCGCCGCGGGGCTCGCTGGTGCAGGGCCGGCGGCTGATCTGCTGGCAGGCGGTGCTGCAGTGTCAGGGGGAGCCCGAGTGCAGCTACGCCTACAACCAGTACGCCGAGGCGTGCGCCCcggtgctcctgcagcagccgccggctggcggtggcggcggcggcggcggggacggcCCGGCGGGCGCCGCGGGCTCGCCCGCCTCCCGGCGGCGGTGCCCCAGCCACTGCATCGCGGCCCTCATCCAGCTCAACCACACCCGGCGCGGCCCGGCGCTGGAGGACTGCGACTGCGCGCAGGACGAGAACTGCCGCGCCACCAAGCGAGCCAtcgagccctgcctgccccgcaCCAGCAGCGGGGTcggcggcgcggggggcggcggaggcggccccgggggaggccccgggcccggccccggcggcggcggcgtgaTGGGCTGCACGGAGGCGCGGCGGCGCTGCGACTGGGACAGCCGGTGCAGCCAGGCGCTGAACCGCTACATGACCTACTGCGGGAAGCTGTTCAACGGGCTGCGCTGCACGGCCGAGTGCCGCGCCGTCATCGAGGACATGCTGGCCGTGCCCAAGGCCGTGCTGCTCAACGACTGCGTCTGCGACGGGCTGGAGCGGCCCATCTGCGAGTCGGTCAAGGAGAACATGGCCCGCCTCTGCTTCGGCGCCGACACGGGCAGCAACGGCGCCGGCAGCAGCGGCGGCTCGGACGGCGGCCTGGAGGAGTACTACGACGAGGACTACGAGGAGGAGCCGAGCCAGAAGGGGAGGGACGAGGCGGAGGACAATGCGGGCGCCGAGCCCGGCTTCCCCATGCAGGCGGACAGCGCCGggcgggccgccgccgcctgggCCCTGCTGGCCTCCATCTTGCTGCGGCTGCTGGCCGGGCTCTAG